The Thermothelomyces thermophilus ATCC 42464 chromosome 7, complete sequence genome window below encodes:
- a CDS encoding glycoside hydrolase family 5 protein (CAZy_ID 267823) translates to MRCLTSRLLAASLLILSTATAAPGRSNFVTVEGGIFKLSGKDFHFAGSNAYYFPFNGDQQDIEKGLTAAKRAGLSVFRTWGFNEKNSTYNPDGLPQYGGEGAGPTEVVFQRWYPNGTSIIDISGFDKVVKAAEKTGIKLLVALTNNWADYGGMDVYTVNLGGRYHDDFYTVPRIKEAFKRYVKAVVTRYKDSPTIFAWELANEPRCGADGVRNLPRSDNCTPQVLSSWISEMSAYIKSLDRNHLVTWGGEGGFNRESDDWAYNGADGGDFDHELSLKTIDFGVFHSYPDWWDKTVEWTHQWIRDHAAAGRKARKPVVHEEYGWLTPDKRLEYTGKVDNRTRVEVLGGWQKTTVREELAGSMYWQYGYSNYSYGRNHDDGFTIYLDDEEAKTLVYGHAKEMNALNHHRGRK, encoded by the exons ATGCGCTGTTTAACTTCAAGGCTTCTTGCCGCCAGTCTGCTGATCCTTAGTACTGCCACGGCGGCCCCTGGTCGTTCCAATTTCGTGACGGTCGAGGGAGGGATCTTCAAGCTCTCGGGCAAGGACTTTCACTTTGCTGGGAGCAACGCTTACTACTTTCCCTTCAATGGC GACCAGCAAGATATTGAAAAGGGGCTAACAGCCGCCAAGCGAGCCGGGCTCTCTGTCTTCCGCACCTGGGGGTTTAACGAGAAGAACAGCACATACAACCCCGATGGTTTGCCCCAGTATGGCGGAGAAGGCGCTGGTCCTACCGAAGTCGTGTTTCAGAGGTGGTACCCTAACGGCACTTCCATCATTGACATCAGCGGCTTCGACAAAGTGGTCAAGGCTGCAGAAAAGACTGGAATCAAGCTCCTTGTCGCTCTGACCAACAACTGGGCCGATTATGGCGGCATGGACGTCTATACTGTCAATCTGGGCGGCAGATACCACGACGAT TTCTATACCGTCCCCAGAATCAAGGAAGCCTTCAAGCGCTATGTAAAGGCGGTCGTGACTCGGTACAAAGATTCGCCGACCATCTTTGCTTGGGAACTCGCCAACGAGCCCCGCTGTGGCGCCGATGGGGTCCGCAATCTTCCGCGGAGCGATAACTGCACGCCCCAGGTTCTCTCGTCTTGGATCTCGGAGATGAGCGCGTACATCAAGAGCCTCGACCGCAACCATTTGGTTACCTGGGGAGGCGAGGGAGGCTTCAACCGCGAGTCCGACGACTGGGCGTACAATGgtgccgacggcggcgacttTGACCATGAGCTCTCGCTCAAGACCATCGACTTTGGCGTCTTCCACTCTTATCCTGACTGGTGGGATAAGACTGTCGAGTGGACGCACCAGTGGATCCGTGATCATGCTGCCGCCGGTCGGAAGGCTCGCAAGCCCGTCGTGCACGAAGAGTACGGCTGGCTGACGCCGGACAAGAGGCTGGAGTACACCGGCAAGGTCGACAACAGGACGAGGGTCGAGGTACTCGGTGGTTGGCAAAAGACGACTGTCAGGGAGGAGCTGGCCGGGAGCATGTACTGGCAGTACGGATACTCGAATTATTCCTATGGTCGGAACCACGACGATGGTTTTACCATCTACTTGGACGACGAGGAAGCCAAGACGCTTGTGTACGGGCATGCGAAGGAAATGAATGCCCTTAACCATCACCGTGGTCGGAAGTAG
- a CDS encoding alcohol dehydrogenase-like protein (Alcohol dehydrogenase-like protein), with product MSAGDYKFEGWLGLDPSAAQGKMQWGVFEPKPWEETDVDIKITHCGICGSDLHTLRSGWGPTLYPCVVGHEIVGTVVRVGSKAEGGLKVGDRVGVGAQSDSCLGRKGDCELCSSNLENYCPHQTSTYNSVYLNGGKSYGGYALYNRAPSHFVVKIPDAISSAHAAPMLCAGVTTYTPLKHHGVGPGKKVGIVGLGGLGHFGVMWAKALKADKVVVISRSSSKKEDALKLGADEFIATDEDPDWTKEHASTLDVILSTVSSSSMPLTDYLSLLRFDGTFVQLGAPDEGLPNLSQGPLIFKRIKITGSLIGSPQDLRDMLQLAVDQNVRPWIDEIPMKDANKAIVDMGAGKPRYRYVLVNESQEASQVKAGL from the exons ATGTCCGCAGGCGACTACAAGTTTGAGGGATGGCTCGGGCTTGACCCATCAGCGGCCCAGGGCAAGATGCAGTGGGGCGTATTTGAGCCGAAGCCCTGGGAGGAGACCGATGTCGACATCAAGATCACACACTGCGGCATCTGCGGCAGTGATCTCCACACTCTGCGGAGTGGCTGG GGACCGACCCTATACCCCTGCGTCGTCGGCCACGAGATCGTCGGAACGGTAGTGCGTGTCGGCTCCAAGGCCGAGGGCGGCCTCAAGGTCGGTGaccgcgtcggcgtcggagCGCAGAGCGATTCGTGCCTCGGCCGCAAGGGCGACTGCGAACTGTGCTCGTCCAACCTCGAGAACTACTGCCCCCACCAGACCAGCACGTACAACAGCGTCTATCTCAACGGTGGCAAGTCGTATGGCGGTTATGCCCTCTATAACCGGGCGCCCTCGCATTTCGTCGTCAAGATCCCGGACGCCATCAGCTCGGCCCACGCCGCGCCCATGCTGTGCGCCGGCGTCACCACCTACACGCCTCTCAAGCACCACGGCGTGGGCCCCGGCAAGAAGGTCGGCATCGTCGGCCTGGGCGGGCTCGGTCACTTTGGCGTCATGTGGGCCAAGGCCCTGAAGGCGGACAAGGTCGTCGTCATCTCCCGCTCGTCGTCCAAGAAGGAGGACGCTCTGAAGCTCGGGGCCGACGAGTTCATCGCCACCGACGAGGATCCCGACTGGACCAAGGAGCACGCTTCCACCCTCGACGTCATCCTCAGCACcgtctcgtcctcctcgatgCCCCTGACGGATTACTTGTCGCTCCTGCGCTTCGACGGCACCTTTGTCCAGCTCGGAGCGCCCGACGAAGGCCTCCCTAACCTCAGTCAGGGCCCGCTCATTTTCAAGCGCATCAAGATCACGGGCTCGCTCATCGGCTCGCCCCAGGACCTCCGGGACATGTTGCAGCTGGCCGTGGACCAGAACGTCCGGCCCTGGATCGATGAGATCCCGATGAAGGACGCCAACAAGGCGATCGTCGACATGGGAGCGGGCAAGCCGAGGTACCGATATGTTCTGGTCAACGAGTCGCAGGAGGCTTCTCAGGTCAAGGCAGGACTGTGA